TCGACCGCGAGATCGACTGGGTCATCAAGCTCAAGCTCATCGAGCGCTACCGCGCCAAGCACGGGCTGTCGCTGGGGGATGCCCGCATCGCCCAGCTCGACCTCGCCTACCACGACATCCACCGCGGTCGTGGGCTCTACTACCTGCTGGAGAAGCGCGGCGCCGTGGCCCGCGTGGCCAGCGACCTGAAGATCTTCGAGGCCAAGAGCGTGCCGCCGCAGGACACGCGGGCGCGGCTGCGCGGCGAGTTCATCCGCAAGGCGCAGGAGCGGCGCCGCGACTTCACCGTGGACTGGGTCCACCTCAAGCTCAACGACCAGGCCCAGCGCACCGTGCTGTGCAAGGACCCGTTCAAGGCCTACGACGAGCGCGTGCAGCGGCTGATCGACGGGATGTGACCCCCGGGCGTCCCCAGACCCGGAGTGTCATCCCGCGCGCTGGGCCGCGCTGGATAGGGTGACCCGGCAACTCTGCGTCGACTGATGAGGTTCTGACCCGTGACCCGTGTACGTACCGCTGCCCTCGGCAGCCTGCTCTCCCTCAGCCTGGTCGGACTCGCCGCGTGCGGGTCGTCCTCCAGCGACACCGAGGAGGGCGGCAAGTCCCTGAGCTCGGTGACGATCGAGGGCAAGCAGGGTGCGGAGCCGAAGGTCACCTTCGACGGTCGCCTCGACGGCTCCGACGACGAGACCGAGATCCTGGTCGAGGGCGACGGCGACACCGTCGAGGAGGGCCAGACGGTCCAGGCCAACTGGTGGATCGGCAACGGCTTCACCGAGGAGGAGGCGCAGAGCACCTACACCGAGGACGGCGCCACCCAGTCGGTCGAGCTCACCGAGGACGTCCTGCCGTTCCTGCGCGACGCGATGGTCGGCAACCAGGTCGGCGACCGGGTCGTCGTGCTCACCTCCGCCGAGAAGGCCTACGGCGAGACGGGCAACTACACCATCGGCATCGGCAACAAGGACTCCGTCCTGGCGATCGTCGACATCATGGGCACCAAGGACACGGTCCCGGCGCTCGACGGCCCGCAGGGCGAGGAGAAGAAGCCGGCCGGCTGGGCGCCGACCCTCGTGGAGGAGGACGGCGTGATCACCGGCCTCGACTTCACCGACGCCCACCAGCCGAGCGGCGAGCTCATCGCCACCACGCTCATCAAGGGCGACGGCGCGGTCGTGGAGAAGGGCCAGACGATCACCGTCGACTACCTCGGCCAGGTCTACGACGCCGACGCGCCGTTCGACGAGTCCTACACCAAGGAGCCCGCGGAGTTCCCGATCGGCGTGGGCTCGGTCATCAAGGGCTGGGACGAGCGCCTCGTCGGCCGCACCGTCGGGTCGCGGGTGATCCTCGAGATCCCGCCCGCCGACGGCTACGGCAAGACCGGCAACGAGGGCGCCGGCATCAAGGGCACCGACACCCTCTTCTTCGTCGTCGACATCCTCGGCGCGAAGTGACGCACGCCTGACCACCCGACCGACGAGAGCAGGAGCAGGGAGCAGATGGCGCAGCCGCGGGCCGAACGCCTGATGAACCTGCACATCCTGCTGCTGGGCGCGAAGCGCTTCATCGGCAAGGACGTGATCCGTGCGGCGTGCTACCCCGAGCACGCCCACGGTCCGGCCGGCGACGAGGCGTTCGAGCGTGCCTTCGAGCGCGACAAGGACGCGCTGCGCCAGATCGGCGCGGTG
Above is a genomic segment from Nocardioides okcheonensis containing:
- a CDS encoding FKBP-type peptidyl-prolyl cis-trans isomerase, which codes for MTRVRTAALGSLLSLSLVGLAACGSSSSDTEEGGKSLSSVTIEGKQGAEPKVTFDGRLDGSDDETEILVEGDGDTVEEGQTVQANWWIGNGFTEEEAQSTYTEDGATQSVELTEDVLPFLRDAMVGNQVGDRVVVLTSAEKAYGETGNYTIGIGNKDSVLAIVDIMGTKDTVPALDGPQGEEKKPAGWAPTLVEEDGVITGLDFTDAHQPSGELIATTLIKGDGAVVEKGQTITVDYLGQVYDADAPFDESYTKEPAEFPIGVGSVIKGWDERLVGRTVGSRVILEIPPADGYGKTGNEGAGIKGTDTLFFVVDILGAK